CCACTGCCTTCGTCGCCGCGACCGGCGCGTTCGCGTTGCTGCGCTGGCAGGCGGCACGGCTGGGTGCGCGCCTGGTCGGCCGCTACGGCATGCATTTGCGGCGCGCGGCGCATGCGCGGCTGATCGAGGCGCCGCTGAGCTCGCTGGCCGATGCGACCTCGGCCGAAATCGCCAACGTGCTCACCCACAACGTCGAGCTTATCGTGCAGGGCTTCAGTGCCCTGCAGCAGTTGCTGATCGCCGGCGTCAGCGCCGCCGTCAGCCTGGGCTTTGCGTTCTGGGTTTCGCCGCCGCTGATGCTGGCGGCGCCGGTGCTGATGGGCCTGGGCCTGCTGGCATCGCGCGCCTACGGCCGCGAGCAGTCGCTGGTCGCGCGCCAGTACGTGGTCGACATGACCCGGCTGTTCTGGCACAGCGAGGATTTCCCGCGGCGCCTGCGCCACGTTCGTTCGTTCGAGCGCGAGGCGGCTGAGCAGGCGAGCTATGGCGCCATTTCCGGGCGGCTGTGCCACGGCTACCGGCGCCAGCTGGAGCTGGTGGCGTCCGGGCGGCTGCTGCTGGAATTGCTGGCGGCGGCCGGGATCGCCGCGCTGTTCGTGCTGGCCCATCGCTGGCACGGCGTCGAGCAGGCCGAGTTGATCGCGGTGTGCCTGCTGCTCGGGCGCCTGCTGCCCTACCTGGTGACCACGCGGCAGAGCTTCCAGCAGCTGCGCTCGGCCGCGCCGGCGTTCGAACTGTGGCAGCGCTACATGAACCTGGAGCCGGTGTACGCCTCCGCGGCGTCGCCGCAGGCCGACGCTTCGGGCGCCGCGCTGCACATCGAGCGGATGCGGCTGACCCCGCCGCCCGGCGGGCTGGAGATCGGCGGGCTGGTGCTGCGGCCCGGCGAGCTGACCCTGGTCTGTGGCGACTCCGGCATCGGCAAGAGCAGCCTGGTCGACGTGCTGGCCGGCATGATGACGCCCGAGGTTTTCGTGGCGCACCGCGACGGCCGACCGATCGACTTCGGCGCGTACCGCGAGCTGGTGCGCCACGGCGCCTACGTCAGCCAGGACGTGCGGCCGTGGCAGCACTCCGTGCGCGAATGCCTGCGCTGGGCGGCACCCGACGCCACCGACGCGATGCTGTGCGATGCACTGGCCGACGTCGGCCTCGACAAACGGCTGGCCGAGGCGCCGCAGGGGCTGGATACCGAACTGCGCGGCGCGTCGAGCCGGCTTTCCGGCGGCGAACTGCAGCGCCTGCTGCTGGCCCAGGTGATCCTGCGCCAGCCGTTCCTGGCCGTGCTGGACGAAGCCACCAGCGCCCTCGACGCCGCTTCGGAAACCGCCGTTCTCGCCACGATCAGGCGCCGCCTGCCGCAGACCATCCTGGTCGTCGTGTCGCACCGCCCCGGCGTGGCGGCGATCGCCGACCGGTACCTGACCATCGGCAGCGACCTCGTCGCCACGGTCGCTGGGCGGCCGGTTCGTGGTGTGGCGGTGGCCGGATCGTCCAAGCTTCTCGAAAAAGCATCACCGCTCAGCTGAAAGTCGATTTGCACCAAGACGAGACATTGCCCATGATGGTGCAATGAACGAGCTGGTGTGGCGGACGTGGGCGGAACAGACGGCGACCGGGCTGGCCCTGGTCGACGCGAACCTGCGTCTGCGCTGGCTCAACCCCGCGCTGGTCGAAGGCCTGGGGCTGGGTTTCCGCAACGCGGTGGGACAGTCGCTCGGCCTGCTGCTGGACGATGCCGACGAGGGCGCGGCGCAGGCGGCAAAGGTGTTGGCGGAGCAGCGGTCGACGCAGTGGCGCGCCGTGGCGCTGGCCACGGCCGACGACCGCAAGCTCAGCGCGGACATCGCGCTGCAGCCGTTCGGCGACGGCCTGCTGCTGGAAGTGCACGTGCTGGCCGAACCGTCGCCGGCCACCTCGCCGCTGTCGGCCACCCTGCGCGGCTTCGCGCACGAGGTGAAGAACCCGCTGGCCGGCCTGCGCGGCGCGGCGCAGCTGCTGCAGCGACGGATCGAGGGCGAGGACCTGCAGGCGCTGGCCGGCATGATCATCGCCGAGGCCGACCGCCTCGGTGCGCTGGCCAACCGCCTGCTGCATCACGACGGCGCGGCGCAGCTCGGCCCGGTCAACATCCATCGCCTGCTGGAGCGGCTCGCCGACCTGCTGCTGGCCGAACCCGCGCCGCCGCAGCTGCGCCACGACTACGACCCCAGCGTGCCCGACCTGCACGGCGACGCCGATCGCCTGCAGCAGATCCTGCTGAACCTTGCGCGCAACGCGCTGGAAGCCGGCGCACGCACGCTCACCCTGCGCACGCGGATCGAGCACGGCGTGCGCGTGGGCGAGCGGATGCTGCGCATGGCGCTGCGCGTGGACGTGATCGACGACGGCCCCGGCGTGCCCGCCGCGCTGCGCGACACCTTGTTCCAGCCGCTGGTCTCCGGCCGCGCCGACGGCACTGGCCTGGGCCTGGCGCTGTCGCGCGAGATCGCCCACGAACACGGTGGCGAACTGCGCTACGCCAGCCGCCCCGGCCACACCGTGTTCTCGCTGTACCTGCCCATGGAGCGCCCGCATGACTGATTCGCGCATGCACGCTCTGCTCCCTCCCCTGCGTCGCAGGGGAGGGCTGGGGTGGGGTGCGCTCTTGATCTCTCTCGCGACCCGGCGCAACCCCCTCCCAACCTCCCCCTGCAGGCAGGGGGAGGAGCTCGGCGGAGCGAGCCATGTCCCGCACGTGCTCCCTCCCTTACGTAGCAGGGGAGGGCTGGGGTGGGGTGCGCTCTCGATCTTCCCCGCCACCCGGCGCTACCCCCTCCCAACCTCCCCCTGCAGGCAGGGGGAGGAATCCGTAGAGATGAGCGATGACTGACGAAATCTGGATACTCGACGACGACCGTGGCGTGCGCTTCGTGCTGGCCGAGGCGCTGCGCGACGCCGGGCTCGCGGTGCGCGAGTTCGATGCGGTGGCTGCTGTGCGCGCGGCGCTGCGCGAGGCGCGCCCCGCGCTGCTGCTCACCGACGTGCGCATGCCGGGCGAGGACGGGCTGGGCCTGCTCGGCGGGCTCAAGGCAGAGGGCATCGGTCCGGTGATCGTGATGAGTGCGTACACCGACGTGGCCACCACCGCCGCGGCGTATCGCGCTGGGGCGGTGGACTACCTGGCCAAGCCGTTCGACCTCGATCAGGCGGTGGCCGCGGTGCAGCGCGCGCTGGCCAGCGTGGCCGGGCCGGCAGTGCCCGCCGGCCCGGCGCTCGCGCCGAACCATGCGCTGCTCGGCGAAAGCGCGCCGATGCGCGAGGTGTTCCGGCTGATCGGCCGCGTCGCCGCCAGCGACCTCAACGTGCTGGTCACCGGCGAGACCGGCACCGGCAAGGAACTGGTGGCGCGCGCGCTGCACGAGGAAAGCGCGCGCCGCGACAAGCCCTTCGTGGCGCTGAACACCGCGGCGATTCCGTCGGAGTTGCTGGAGAGCGAACTGTTCGGCCACGAGGCCGGCGCGTTCACCGGCGCCACCCGCCGCGTCGCCGGGCGCTTCGAGCAGGCCGAGGGCGGCACGCTGTTCCTCGACGAGATCGGCGACATGCCGCTGATCCTGCAGACGCGGCTGCTGCGCGTGCTGGCCGGCGGCGAGTTCTACCGCGTGGGTGGGCGCGAGCTGATCCGCTGCAACGTGCGCATCGTCGCCGCCACCCACCAGGATCTCGCCGCGCGCGTCGCCGCCGGCGCGTTCCGCGCCGACCTGATGCATCGCCTCGACGTGGTTCGCATCCATCTCCCTGCACTGCGCGAGCGCCGCAA
This genomic stretch from Rhodanobacter thiooxydans harbors:
- a CDS encoding ATP-binding cassette domain-containing protein, translated to MKPAESLRAADRPAALLRSLARTLSGVERVETVAYVLLSLGAAFAGSLAALLLVPLVQPGQALPFGGVLFDPRRSVELQATAFVAATGAFALLRWQAARLGARLVGRYGMHLRRAAHARLIEAPLSSLADATSAEIANVLTHNVELIVQGFSALQQLLIAGVSAAVSLGFAFWVSPPLMLAAPVLMGLGLLASRAYGREQSLVARQYVVDMTRLFWHSEDFPRRLRHVRSFEREAAEQASYGAISGRLCHGYRRQLELVASGRLLLELLAAAGIAALFVLAHRWHGVEQAELIAVCLLLGRLLPYLVTTRQSFQQLRSAAPAFELWQRYMNLEPVYASAASPQADASGAALHIERMRLTPPPGGLEIGGLVLRPGELTLVCGDSGIGKSSLVDVLAGMMTPEVFVAHRDGRPIDFGAYRELVRHGAYVSQDVRPWQHSVRECLRWAAPDATDAMLCDALADVGLDKRLAEAPQGLDTELRGASSRLSGGELQRLLLAQVILRQPFLAVLDEATSALDAASETAVLATIRRRLPQTILVVVSHRPGVAAIADRYLTIGSDLVATVAGRPVRGVAVAGSSKLLEKASPLS
- a CDS encoding two-component system sensor histidine kinase NtrB, with product MNELVWRTWAEQTATGLALVDANLRLRWLNPALVEGLGLGFRNAVGQSLGLLLDDADEGAAQAAKVLAEQRSTQWRAVALATADDRKLSADIALQPFGDGLLLEVHVLAEPSPATSPLSATLRGFAHEVKNPLAGLRGAAQLLQRRIEGEDLQALAGMIIAEADRLGALANRLLHHDGAAQLGPVNIHRLLERLADLLLAEPAPPQLRHDYDPSVPDLHGDADRLQQILLNLARNALEAGARTLTLRTRIEHGVRVGERMLRMALRVDVIDDGPGVPAALRDTLFQPLVSGRADGTGLGLALSREIAHEHGGELRYASRPGHTVFSLYLPMERPHD
- the ntrC gene encoding nitrogen regulation protein NR(I) is translated as MTDEIWILDDDRGVRFVLAEALRDAGLAVREFDAVAAVRAALREARPALLLTDVRMPGEDGLGLLGGLKAEGIGPVIVMSAYTDVATTAAAYRAGAVDYLAKPFDLDQAVAAVQRALASVAGPAVPAGPALAPNHALLGESAPMREVFRLIGRVAASDLNVLVTGETGTGKELVARALHEESARRDKPFVALNTAAIPSELLESELFGHEAGAFTGATRRVAGRFEQAEGGTLFLDEIGDMPLILQTRLLRVLAGGEFYRVGGRELIRCNVRIVAATHQDLAARVAAGAFRADLMHRLDVVRIHLPALRERRNDIPLLARHFLAAAAQELKLPPKRYSKAALKLVAQRDYPGNVRELENLCRRLAVIAPGSEILPTDLGSSAEAARGGEWTDALREWAAQALADGEADIHARARAALDQTLLQAALQAHEGHRQNAAQALGVGRNTLTRKLGASRTRRG